Proteins encoded together in one Lepisosteus oculatus isolate fLepOcu1 chromosome 2, fLepOcu1.hap2, whole genome shotgun sequence window:
- the LOC138225515 gene encoding GTPase IMAP family member 4-like produces MAAAGSASCCGQGVQAAEEEGGPSVSPEACVPAELRMVLLGRVWTGKSSAGNTILGREEFDTRRLTEECEKRQGEVAGRLLTVIDTPGWYSLQDTADWLKKEIVRSVSLCPPGPHSFLLTIPLAPFTEQDRRAVEEHLGLLGDRVWRHTLVLFTWGDGKGGTGLEQAIKRGGEDLQRLVEKCGNRVHVLHNNNTGDRGQVTELLEKIEALE; encoded by the coding sequence GTCAGGGAGTCCAAGCAGCAGAAGAAGAAGGGGGCCCGTCAGTTTCCCCTGAAGCATGCGTACCCGCAGAGCTGAGGATGGTCCTGCTGGGCAGGGTCTGGACTGggaagagctcagcaggaaacaccatcctgggcagAGAGGAGTTTGACACCCGGAGACTGACGGAGGAGTGTGAGAAGAGGCAGGGCGAAGTGGCAGGCAGGCTGCTGACCGTGATCGACACGCCGGGCTGGTATTCCCTGCAGGACACGGCGGACTGGCTCAAGAAGGAAATTGTGCGCAGCGTGTCCCTGTGCCCTCCTGGGCCTCACTCTTTCCTCCTGACCATTCCCCTGGCCCCATTCACGGAGCAGGACCGGAGAGCCGTGGAGGAGCACCTGGGGCTTCTGGGAGACCGGGTCTGGAGACACACGCTAGTGCTGTTCACCTGGGGGGACGGCAAGGGGGGCACAGGCCTTGAGCAGGCGATAAAGAGAGGAGGGGAGGACCTCCAGCGGCTGGTGGAGAAATGTGGGAACAGGGTTCATGTTCTCCACAATAACAACACAGGCGACCGCGGTCAGGTCACAGAGCTCCTGGAGAAAATCGAGGCCTTGGAG